In the Heptranchias perlo isolate sHepPer1 chromosome 4, sHepPer1.hap1, whole genome shotgun sequence genome, aatATTGTGAACAAAATAGAGAACTTTaattccaattttaaaaaaataacttgtatttatataaactAAATCCTTTAAAAAGGTACACTAAGTACAGTGGATCCACTGTGCCCAAAACATCTCACTCACCCCAGGGAATAATTAGTGGCAAAAAAATTGCACCAAGTCTTAGCATATTTGTTAACATCACAAATCGTAGTTAAACTTGAATCTCTTGCCCCTTAAATTCCTTTTACACTGCTACTAAGATTTTTTTCCAATGTATGCTCAATTAGTAATCAAAAGATGTACCATTCTTAGAGAATATCCACAATTTAAACACATTTGTCTCAGCATTATTTGCTAAAGGTATTGAATTTTAGATTTGCCACACCccgtccagtcccacaccaaaggaCAGCTGTGCAaatagaaggacctatttctgtATATTTCTCAATAGTGTGGGAAGAATTACTTTAAAAACCTTATTTAAACACAAATTATATGTTTATAATTTTAGGTGTATCATAGACCAAAGAACAGTCAATGAAAATAAGTATCCATAACATCTAATTTGAGATTATCTTTCTAAATAAAAAtcacctcctcctatttcttgctGAAATTATGGCAGGCAATCTGTTCTCAAAATTCTGCCAGTAGTAAATTACTATTCCATCCTCTCTACCTGACGTCTGTAAGTAGTTTTGGGATGACAGCATGTTATATCAGTCACATGACAACACACTTGCAGTGCAATTCCAATAAGCTATCTAATGGCAGCTGTATATTAATATGCAAGGACCTTAAGGACTTTTAAGGTTTGCCTACATTATAGTCATTGCATACAAAGTCATTAATTGCCTGAGAAATGCTTTTAAGATGCTTGAGAGAATAAGgtaaaaatgtaatattttttaTAACCCATTTACCACTGCAAACACAACACTGATCTTTCAGAATATTGCAAAATAAACAAGTCCAAAGGATTACATGCTCGTTGGAGATGTATACAATTCAGTTGCAAATGTTCTAAAGCAGTTGTATTTTGTAACTACAAAGGAGACAAGATCTCGAAATGATTATGAGGAAACTTATATCAGCACAGTTCATTACATAACAGTACATGTGAAATCACACTAACAAAAACAGTGAAGTGTATTATTTGTTCGTATTAACAAATTACACCATTCATATTTTGTTGTGTGAGGTTGTCAGTCATATCAACATTTCTTTTCATGACTAATATGCTTTCATCCAGCTGAATTCAACAGTATTTTTGGAACTTTATAGTGGACTAGCTTAAAGACCAAATATGTTGCTAAATCTTGAAGACTACTACTCTGCATTCAACTTGAAAAGGAATCTATTAAAAATTTGCATAAATCCTATGCTTTAGTACTTTATACCTGAGTCAGTGCTGATACTCTGTTTTCATTGGGAAACAAAGGAGGGTCGTCCCCAACCTGGAAGTCAAAATACACGGTTTTGTGTGTGAAGGTGGAAAACTCGTTGCTGAAACAGAACTTATAAGTTCCATTTTTTGCAGCCGTGAAGGTAAAGCTGTCGTACTGTTTCTTCATCTCCTTGTACAATACTGCGCCATCAGCATCTTCCAACCGACAGTCTACATCATAATGACCACCAGTAATGACCTGTTAAACACAAAGGGTTTAAAAACTTTAGATATTCAAAATTCATAATAAAGAAtcttaaaatattaaaaagtcAATATAAACTGCATAAGATTTTCACTAAAAGCACAACAATCAACACAAAGAAAATTTTTCACCAACACGTAGATCTCATTACCAGGACACAATTTCAGTTAAATCTGGTTGCCATAATACTTTAAACCTTTATGTATCATTGTTGTATTTCAACATTCATAATTTCAAGCTAAAAGCACAATATATAGCAAGTAATGTTTTGAAAAGAGAACATATCACAGCAGATTAGCACACGGACACTATAccaaagacagacaaacaagtTTTTGATATCAAGCAAAGATGTTTGTAAGAGATGTTGAACAGAGGTGATGgagtaaacaattttttttttgaacaaggcgaAAATCACTTCCTGGACAGTTAGAGAATAGCACTGTTAGGCCTCCCAATGATTGAAAATTTTCAGCCAGAGACAAGTGAGTGAAAAAGAGGTTAGGGACCCATTCAATAGAAACATTATTTGGAAAGGAGAGAACAAAGAAGTCCACTAAATATTGGTTTCAAGCTAACAAATTATCTAATCTTGGTATCAGGAATTAAATATGGATTTTTAAATTGTACACCACGCCAAGCCACAACACAATTAAACTTTTATTTGTACACCACATTGTGATGTGCATTTCCAGATAATTTGGcaaatgtggcaggattgcatgTAGCTTATTTAAAATATAGGGAGCTTGCATTCATGTGGTAAATCAATGTACAATACATAAATACACATGATGAGTTATAACCCAAGTGTGACtgaaaatttataatgaattatggCAGGTTTGAGCAATGGTCCCATTGCACTCATTAGGAATTGGATCAAGACTGCTCCAACATTTTTCAGGTACAACCTTTACAATCAGAAGAGAAAAGAGACCATAACAGGCTGGAATCAAATTCAGGTAATAGAGGCGAAAGGGTAGTATACCAGTAGGGCAATGTTTTCCCAATATAAAAATCATATGCCGGAGATCATCTACTGCTTCATTCACGGCCTTCAGAGATTTAACATTCAGCAATATTGAGAAGATCTGCCTTAATTACATGATAGTCATTTTGGGCTTTCTCTCACCTCCAGCTCTGGAGGAAAGAATATTTGTGCTAAAGAAATCAAAGGCATGCAGCTATAATCATGTCCCTTCACCAAGTCATCACGAACACCAGCTCAAAACTTGATTTTTAAAACTGTTCAACTGAACTAGCTGGTATCAAAATAAAATCCCAGTTGTTCGATATTAACCATCCTACATCAACAGAAACATTACTGACCATTCAACATATTCAAGGACACTACCAAGCACTCAACATATTCAATGAGGAAACAGACATCATCTCACAACAATCAATTCTTGTCTCCCAAAAGAATGAGATAATCAGGTGTGAAAGTCAATATGCATTGCTGACGTGGATCATGTTTAGAGATGAAAaatagctggaaatctgaaacaaaatgctGAAAGCACAAAGGGTCAAGTGAAGCCAGTACAGTATATGAAAGGGAAAAGACAGGTCAACAGTTTGACATTTCATTGGAAATGTACTACCTCAAACAAATCCATCTTATTCTGATAGAGACTTGACCCACTATTTTCAGAATTttctgtagattatgggcatAGTCTAACTTTTgttcagtccatcactggcatctccacatcataacttttgTTCAATAGTGTCTTCCAGAATTATGTTTTATGGCAATCAGAAACTATTTAATTTGAACTGTTGGAAGCTACACTACATTTAATTTCAGATATTAAATTTTCTTCTATGCTCCATTAGATGTATCTTAAGGGATGTACAATTTACCCATCCTCCTTGTAAATCAGCTTCAGTTACATAAAAGGAGGACAGACAAGCTCCACATCCCATACTACCTGTGGGAGAATGGCAGCCATTTGTATCTTGCCAGTTTCGATCAACTTATTCTATTGGGTAACCATCACTGGTACAATGAATACAGTGTACAAGGAGACATGTTATGCCAAGCCCTTGGGTGGACTTGTAATCCCAGAGAATGccttgtctcaaattactcataccgtatcccaaaatgttattacccctccccctccccctactgCACCCCCACCTCCTCTATCATCAGCCCGGGCCTCACCTGGAACTCGAGCGTGCACTTGGTGCCCTGCACGATGTCCTCGTAGAAACACTGCTTGGCGTTGTCCGGTAACTCGAAGGTGAGCTCGGAGCCGCGGACCAGCGGCAACAGGAGCTGGGCCCACAACAGCTGCAGCAACAGCCTGGCCCACATGCCGGCTCGGTGCTGGGCTTCCCTGTGTGCACGGACTGGGAGCGGGTGGGAGCGCGGGTCTGGAGACCGGGGAGCGGGAGCCCGCGTACGGAATTTCACTGGGAATAAATTCGAATTTCGGTTTGAATTTTAACCGGCGGCTGCGGCTCGAGGTGCTCTAACTCCCGGATGTTAAGGGCACAGGAACCAGACGTGGCAGCGCGGCTCTACCCGGATGTCTGACCTCTCACCTCACCGCCCAAAAGAAACACCGCACCTGCGCAGTTCTGCTGGGCTTCGAGCAGTGAACAGACCAAGAGGTAGGATGGAAGTGGAGAAGGTGATAGTGTCACAACCATTTTGATCTAAAAAAAGGGGCTCATTTTGAAtgtttggcacttggaaaaatccccctggtacggccctcatctcccttaagtccaagggatgcagacttcaacgtttatggtggacaactggtttagccattcatcgccagatctggctggatcacataaagcattatcgggtcctgctctcctctgccaaaactgcttactattccaggattatcctggaatgaAAAGATAACGCCCAGCTTCTCTTCACTGCAAATCATcttcttaaatccctctcccctgccccctccaccctcacctccaagtgcgaggaactcctgctgttctttgtcactaagattgagaccatctgttcaactgcctctgccgcttccctcccttcccctagcccaccaagccaaacgtcCCCTAAGGTTCCTCCCTGCCCAAGCCTTGAACTGGCATTTTTCACTAGTTTCTATCCTATTCCCCCCTCATAGTCTCGTCGAGCTCATCTTGTCTatgagacccaccttctgctcccttgaccctattcccaccaaaatgttgaccacccaacttcccttcctgaccctcatgttagctgatactgttaacggttccctctcctcaggtactgtcactccccccttcaaatctgccttcATCACCCCCCTCAAAAACCCCACACTTGACCCTCTGTCCTTTcacactactgccccatctccaacctcctttcctctccaaagtccttgaaagtgttgttgcctctcaaatccgtgcctatctttcctgcaactccacgtttgaaccCCTCCATCAGGTTTCTGCCCATGCCACAGCATTggaatggccctaatcaaagtcacatgtcatcctatgtgactgtgaccatggtaaactatccctcctctatcccttcTTGACCTGTttgcagcttttgacatggttgaccacaccatcctcctccaacacctctcctcgtcatccagctgggtgggactgcccacgcttggttccattcccatctatccagtcatagccagagaatctcctataATGGCTTATTTTCCTGCTCCCGTACCATTACCTcttgagtcccccaaggatctatccttgacccccatctatttctcatctacatgctgccccttggcgacatcatctgaaaacacgacgtcaagttccacgtgtacgctgacgacatccagctgtacctcaccaccacctctctcgacccctccattgcctctgatttgtcacgctgcttgtccaacgtctggtactggatgagcagaaattttatCCAATTAAATCTTGGGGAtaccgaagccattgccttcggtccccccacaaactctgttccctagccactgagcttgagcacagagcttgggaaagacagagagtgaacctctaacagagtgaattgctaacagagtgaggacattcatttgggaatttggtgagtgtgggaattaggtgcataGGGGGCAGGGGGTgcaaagtgatttaaaccaaaaaaCTATAGACTAAGACTGGGTGGAGCATAAAGGGGGCCGCAggaggaatcaaaaatcaagataaagtcaaaaagtgatgtcacaagacaaggaggagtgccaagggtaagtcagtaagtatttagttcactgGTTAGTGTATTTAGTGGTTATTATGGTtactggggataaaaggagggaaCGGAGGCCCaagagcagaaggagtgggaccagcgatcgagagcagagcggggacatcaaactgagaccaacacaaacacaggcagaaatttgaaagcgtgacatcagaggacagcaggttggcgactggttggtgagtaatacatttctttgctctctaagctaggggactcgtttaaactaggaacctataaattgctaatactttattaaattaataacttaaactagataaattaattagtttaaaaaatagctaaaaataaatcaagtgaattaattacataaaaactttaattaagtaaataaataaaataaggttagatagagatggctgtGCAGGcgatgtgtcgtaactgcagcatgtgggagtttgtggagagcagggtgatcccaggcaaccacatctgcagtgagcgtctgcaactcgaggaaatTCGGCTCAGTGTTGTTGAGCTGGATTCCGAGCTGCTGACATTGCgaagcatcagggagggggagagttagttACTTGAACACTTTGACCCAGGagacagtcacaccccttagattaggtagtgctttagatttggttagtggtcagggacaggaggatgtgactgagaGTCAGGCAGTTAAGGGGGAGACTCAgcatttgcccttgtccaacaggtacgaggtacttgctacgtgtgtggatgagaacagtgactgcagggaggatagacaaattgaccacggcaccgtggtactgGAGGCCATtcaaggagaggagggggggaataggaatgtggtagtgttaggggatagtatagtcagggggatagatactgttctctgcagccgcgaccgggagtcccgaaggctgtgttgcctgccagggttaaggacatctcctcgcgacTGGAGAAGaatttggagggggaggatccagttgtccacgtgggaaccaacgacataggtagaactaggaatgcgGTTCTTCTGAGGTAGTTTGAGGAGCTagagtccaaattaaaaagcagaacttcaCAGGCAATACTTCAAGCAGAACTTCACAGGCAATAATCTGTGGATTACCACCtgagccatgcgcaaattggcatagttaaatgcgtggctgaaagagtggtgtggtaggcaggggtttcaattcatggggcactggcaccagtactgaggaAAGAGGGAGCTGCTCCGTtgagacgggctccacttaaaccgggctaggaccagtgtcctggcgaattgaataactagggcggtagatagggtttTAAACTAATGAGAGGGGAAAGGTTGAGGTAAGGGTAAAtgtataagtctaaagagaaaagtcaaggctgtagagcacagtggcaatttgggtaaaaacaagcagagtgtgtcacgaagggacagagtttaacaaaggtaatacggcattagtgactaaggtcacatcagggaaaaatagtaaaaagttaaaattaatggcGCTCTagctgaatgcatgaagcattcgtaacaagataggtgaattaatggcacaagtagagctaaatgggtttgacctagtagccattactgagacgtggttgcaggtgaccaaggttgggaactaaatatttcagggtactggacttttagaaaa is a window encoding:
- the tmed7 gene encoding transmembrane emp24 domain-containing protein 7; this encodes MWARLLLQLLWAQLLLPLVRGSELTFELPDNAKQCFYEDIVQGTKCTLEFQVITGGHYDVDCRLEDADGAVLYKEMKKQYDSFTFTAAKNGTYKFCFSNEFSTFTHKTVYFDFQVGDDPPLFPNENRVSALTQMESACVTMHEAMKSVIDYQTHFRLREAQGRSRAEDLNSRVAFWSVGEALILLVVSLGQVVLLRSFFSDKRTTSTRVGS